From Glycine soja cultivar W05 chromosome 4, ASM419377v2, whole genome shotgun sequence, the proteins below share one genomic window:
- the LOC114410486 gene encoding splicing factor U2af large subunit A-like isoform X1 produces the protein MTDYEERYEGNGEEEELHNSHHQPHPDSSPLPTHDDLTDSKSRHGSRDYDRDSSRSRDKEREKGRDRERKREKGRDREREKSRDRDSERSRDKDRDRDKSKDRERDRDRDGEKERDRDRDRHHRDRHRDRGERRERTRDRDDDDYHRSRDFDRRRDYDREDKHRRRSRSRSQSRSGGRSEHRSRSRSRSRSKSKRTSGFDMAPPASAMLTGASAVAGQITGANPTIPGMFPNMFPLATSQMQQFSALPVMPVQAMTQQATRHARRVYVGGLPPTANEQSVATFFSQVMAKIGGNTAGPGDAVVNVYINHDKKFAFVEMRSVEEASNAMALDGIIFEGAPVKVRRPTDYNPSLAATLGPSQPNPNLNLGAVGLTPGSAGGLDGPDRVFVGGLPYYFTETQIRELLETFGPLRGFDLVKDRETGNSKGYAFCVYQDLAVTDIACAALNGIKMGDKTLTVRRANQGANPQQPKPEQESILMHAQQQIALQKLMLQPALVATKVVCLTHAVSSDELKDDEDYEEILDDMRQECSKFGTLVNVVIPRPPSDGEPAAGVGKVFLEYVDIDGATKARAGLNGRKFDGNQVVAVFYPENKFAQGDYEG, from the exons CATGGATCTCGCGATTATGACAGAGATTCTTCCAGAAGCAGAGATAAGGAGCGGGAGAAAGGGAGAGACAGGgagagaaaaagggaaaaggggAGGGACAGGGAAAGGGAGAAAAGTAGGGATAGGGATTCGGAGAGAAGCAGGGACAAGGACAGAGATAGGGATAAGAGCAAAGACAGGGAGAGGGACCGGGATCGTGATGGTGAGAAGGAAAGGGACCGTGACAGGGACCGCCATCATAGAGATCGACACAGGGATCGTGGTGAGAGAAGGGAAAGGACAAGGGATAGAGATGACGATGATTATCACAGAAGTCGTGACTTTGACAG AAGAAGGGATTATGATAGAGAGGATAAGCATAGGCGCAGGTCTCGGTCTCGATCTCAATCCCGGTCAGGGGGTCGATCTGAGCATAGATCAAGGTCACGTTCGCGTTCTCGTTCAAAGAG CAAAAGGACTAGTGGTTTTGATATGGCTCCCCCTGCCTCTGCTATGTTGACTGGTGCTTCTGCTGTTGCAG GTCAGATCACTGGGGCAAATCCTACAATTCCTGGAATGTTTCCAAATATGTTTCCGTTGGCTACAAGTCag atGCAGCAATTTAGTGCTCTCCCTGTCATGCCAGTGCAGGCTATGACTCAACAG GCTACACGACATGCTAGGCGGGTGTATGTTGGAGGCCTCCCTCCTACAGCTAATGAGCAG TCTGTTGCAACTTTCTTCAGTCAAGTTATGGCTAAGATTGGGGGAAACACTGCTGGCCCAG GTGATGCTGTGGTCAATGTTTACATTAATCATGACAAGAAGTTTGCCTTTGTGGAGATGAGGTCTGTTGAGGAAGCTAGCAATGCGATGGCTCTGGATGGGATTATTTTCGAG GGGGCACCTGTTAAGGTCAGGAGACCTACTGATTATAATCCTTCCTTAGCTGCTACCCTAGGCCCAAGCCAACCTAACCCAAACCTTAATCTGGGTGCTGTTGGCTTAACACCTGGGTCGGCTGGGGGACTTGATGGTCCTGATCGGGTTTTTGTTGGTGGACTTCCTTATTACTTTACTGAAACACAGATCAGAGAGCTTTTAGAGACTTTTGGGCCTCTACGGGGTTTTGATCTAGTGAAAGATAGAGAAACGGGAAACTCAAAGGGTTATGCGTTTTGTGTTTACCAGGATCTTGCAGTTACAGATATTGCATGTGCTGCTCTAAATGGAATAAAGATGGGAGATAAGACTCTTACAGTTAGACGAGCTAATCAAGGTGCAAACCCACAGCAGCCTAAACCCGAGCAAGAGAGCATTTTAATGCACGCACAACAGCAGATTGCACTGCAG AAACTTATGTTGCAGCCAGCCTTAGTGGCAACAAAGGTGGTGTGTTTAACTCATGCAGTTTCTTCTGATGAGCTCAAAGATGATGAAGACTATGAAGAGATTCTTGATGATATGAGACAGGAGTGCTCCAAATTTG GTACTTTGGTGAATGTGGTGATCCCACGACCACCGTCTGATGGTGAACCTGCCGCTGGAGTTGGAAAG GTGTTTTTGGAGTACGTTGATATTGACGGTGCTACAAAAGCCCGTGCCGGATTAAATGGCCGAAAATTTGATGGAAATCAAGTAGTAGCTGTTTTCTATCCAGAGAACAAATTTGCTCAGGGAGATTATGAAGGTTAA
- the LOC114410486 gene encoding splicing factor U2af large subunit B-like isoform X4: MSTEESMHLFLVGLVRLQLETITYFGQITGANPTIPGMFPNMFPLATSQQFSALPVMPVQAMTQQATRHARRVYVGGLPPTANEQSVATFFSQVMAKIGGNTAGPGDAVVNVYINHDKKFAFVEMRSVEEASNAMALDGIIFEGAPVKVRRPTDYNPSLAATLGPSQPNPNLNLGAVGLTPGSAGGLDGPDRVFVGGLPYYFTETQIRELLETFGPLRGFDLVKDRETGNSKGYAFCVYQDLAVTDIACAALNGIKMGDKTLTVRRANQGANPQQPKPEQESILMHAQQQIALQKLMLQPALVATKVVCLTHAVSSDELKDDEDYEEILDDMRQECSKFGTLVNVVIPRPPSDGEPAAGVGKVFLEYVDIDGATKARAGLNGRKFDGNQVVAVFYPENKFAQGDYEG; this comes from the exons ATGTCCACGGAGGAATCAATGCACCTGTTTTTGGTGGGTCTTGTTCGTCTTCAACTGGAAACTATTACCTACTTTG GTCAGATCACTGGGGCAAATCCTACAATTCCTGGAATGTTTCCAAATATGTTTCCGTTGGCTACAAGTCag CAATTTAGTGCTCTCCCTGTCATGCCAGTGCAGGCTATGACTCAACAG GCTACACGACATGCTAGGCGGGTGTATGTTGGAGGCCTCCCTCCTACAGCTAATGAGCAG TCTGTTGCAACTTTCTTCAGTCAAGTTATGGCTAAGATTGGGGGAAACACTGCTGGCCCAG GTGATGCTGTGGTCAATGTTTACATTAATCATGACAAGAAGTTTGCCTTTGTGGAGATGAGGTCTGTTGAGGAAGCTAGCAATGCGATGGCTCTGGATGGGATTATTTTCGAG GGGGCACCTGTTAAGGTCAGGAGACCTACTGATTATAATCCTTCCTTAGCTGCTACCCTAGGCCCAAGCCAACCTAACCCAAACCTTAATCTGGGTGCTGTTGGCTTAACACCTGGGTCGGCTGGGGGACTTGATGGTCCTGATCGGGTTTTTGTTGGTGGACTTCCTTATTACTTTACTGAAACACAGATCAGAGAGCTTTTAGAGACTTTTGGGCCTCTACGGGGTTTTGATCTAGTGAAAGATAGAGAAACGGGAAACTCAAAGGGTTATGCGTTTTGTGTTTACCAGGATCTTGCAGTTACAGATATTGCATGTGCTGCTCTAAATGGAATAAAGATGGGAGATAAGACTCTTACAGTTAGACGAGCTAATCAAGGTGCAAACCCACAGCAGCCTAAACCCGAGCAAGAGAGCATTTTAATGCACGCACAACAGCAGATTGCACTGCAG AAACTTATGTTGCAGCCAGCCTTAGTGGCAACAAAGGTGGTGTGTTTAACTCATGCAGTTTCTTCTGATGAGCTCAAAGATGATGAAGACTATGAAGAGATTCTTGATGATATGAGACAGGAGTGCTCCAAATTTG GTACTTTGGTGAATGTGGTGATCCCACGACCACCGTCTGATGGTGAACCTGCCGCTGGAGTTGGAAAG GTGTTTTTGGAGTACGTTGATATTGACGGTGCTACAAAAGCCCGTGCCGGATTAAATGGCCGAAAATTTGATGGAAATCAAGTAGTAGCTGTTTTCTATCCAGAGAACAAATTTGCTCAGGGAGATTATGAAGGTTAA
- the LOC114410486 gene encoding splicing factor U2af large subunit B-like isoform X3 encodes MSTEESMHLFLVGLVRLQLETITYFGQITGANPTIPGMFPNMFPLATSQMQQFSALPVMPVQAMTQQATRHARRVYVGGLPPTANEQSVATFFSQVMAKIGGNTAGPGDAVVNVYINHDKKFAFVEMRSVEEASNAMALDGIIFEGAPVKVRRPTDYNPSLAATLGPSQPNPNLNLGAVGLTPGSAGGLDGPDRVFVGGLPYYFTETQIRELLETFGPLRGFDLVKDRETGNSKGYAFCVYQDLAVTDIACAALNGIKMGDKTLTVRRANQGANPQQPKPEQESILMHAQQQIALQKLMLQPALVATKVVCLTHAVSSDELKDDEDYEEILDDMRQECSKFGTLVNVVIPRPPSDGEPAAGVGKVFLEYVDIDGATKARAGLNGRKFDGNQVVAVFYPENKFAQGDYEG; translated from the exons ATGTCCACGGAGGAATCAATGCACCTGTTTTTGGTGGGTCTTGTTCGTCTTCAACTGGAAACTATTACCTACTTTG GTCAGATCACTGGGGCAAATCCTACAATTCCTGGAATGTTTCCAAATATGTTTCCGTTGGCTACAAGTCag atGCAGCAATTTAGTGCTCTCCCTGTCATGCCAGTGCAGGCTATGACTCAACAG GCTACACGACATGCTAGGCGGGTGTATGTTGGAGGCCTCCCTCCTACAGCTAATGAGCAG TCTGTTGCAACTTTCTTCAGTCAAGTTATGGCTAAGATTGGGGGAAACACTGCTGGCCCAG GTGATGCTGTGGTCAATGTTTACATTAATCATGACAAGAAGTTTGCCTTTGTGGAGATGAGGTCTGTTGAGGAAGCTAGCAATGCGATGGCTCTGGATGGGATTATTTTCGAG GGGGCACCTGTTAAGGTCAGGAGACCTACTGATTATAATCCTTCCTTAGCTGCTACCCTAGGCCCAAGCCAACCTAACCCAAACCTTAATCTGGGTGCTGTTGGCTTAACACCTGGGTCGGCTGGGGGACTTGATGGTCCTGATCGGGTTTTTGTTGGTGGACTTCCTTATTACTTTACTGAAACACAGATCAGAGAGCTTTTAGAGACTTTTGGGCCTCTACGGGGTTTTGATCTAGTGAAAGATAGAGAAACGGGAAACTCAAAGGGTTATGCGTTTTGTGTTTACCAGGATCTTGCAGTTACAGATATTGCATGTGCTGCTCTAAATGGAATAAAGATGGGAGATAAGACTCTTACAGTTAGACGAGCTAATCAAGGTGCAAACCCACAGCAGCCTAAACCCGAGCAAGAGAGCATTTTAATGCACGCACAACAGCAGATTGCACTGCAG AAACTTATGTTGCAGCCAGCCTTAGTGGCAACAAAGGTGGTGTGTTTAACTCATGCAGTTTCTTCTGATGAGCTCAAAGATGATGAAGACTATGAAGAGATTCTTGATGATATGAGACAGGAGTGCTCCAAATTTG GTACTTTGGTGAATGTGGTGATCCCACGACCACCGTCTGATGGTGAACCTGCCGCTGGAGTTGGAAAG GTGTTTTTGGAGTACGTTGATATTGACGGTGCTACAAAAGCCCGTGCCGGATTAAATGGCCGAAAATTTGATGGAAATCAAGTAGTAGCTGTTTTCTATCCAGAGAACAAATTTGCTCAGGGAGATTATGAAGGTTAA
- the LOC114410486 gene encoding splicing factor U2af large subunit B-like isoform X6: protein MFPNMFPLATSQQFSALPVMPVQAMTQQATRHARRVYVGGLPPTANEQSVATFFSQVMAKIGGNTAGPGDAVVNVYINHDKKFAFVEMRSVEEASNAMALDGIIFEGAPVKVRRPTDYNPSLAATLGPSQPNPNLNLGAVGLTPGSAGGLDGPDRVFVGGLPYYFTETQIRELLETFGPLRGFDLVKDRETGNSKGYAFCVYQDLAVTDIACAALNGIKMGDKTLTVRRANQGANPQQPKPEQESILMHAQQQIALQKLMLQPALVATKVVCLTHAVSSDELKDDEDYEEILDDMRQECSKFGTLVNVVIPRPPSDGEPAAGVGKVFLEYVDIDGATKARAGLNGRKFDGNQVVAVFYPENKFAQGDYEG, encoded by the exons ATGTTTCCAAATATGTTTCCGTTGGCTACAAGTCag CAATTTAGTGCTCTCCCTGTCATGCCAGTGCAGGCTATGACTCAACAG GCTACACGACATGCTAGGCGGGTGTATGTTGGAGGCCTCCCTCCTACAGCTAATGAGCAG TCTGTTGCAACTTTCTTCAGTCAAGTTATGGCTAAGATTGGGGGAAACACTGCTGGCCCAG GTGATGCTGTGGTCAATGTTTACATTAATCATGACAAGAAGTTTGCCTTTGTGGAGATGAGGTCTGTTGAGGAAGCTAGCAATGCGATGGCTCTGGATGGGATTATTTTCGAG GGGGCACCTGTTAAGGTCAGGAGACCTACTGATTATAATCCTTCCTTAGCTGCTACCCTAGGCCCAAGCCAACCTAACCCAAACCTTAATCTGGGTGCTGTTGGCTTAACACCTGGGTCGGCTGGGGGACTTGATGGTCCTGATCGGGTTTTTGTTGGTGGACTTCCTTATTACTTTACTGAAACACAGATCAGAGAGCTTTTAGAGACTTTTGGGCCTCTACGGGGTTTTGATCTAGTGAAAGATAGAGAAACGGGAAACTCAAAGGGTTATGCGTTTTGTGTTTACCAGGATCTTGCAGTTACAGATATTGCATGTGCTGCTCTAAATGGAATAAAGATGGGAGATAAGACTCTTACAGTTAGACGAGCTAATCAAGGTGCAAACCCACAGCAGCCTAAACCCGAGCAAGAGAGCATTTTAATGCACGCACAACAGCAGATTGCACTGCAG AAACTTATGTTGCAGCCAGCCTTAGTGGCAACAAAGGTGGTGTGTTTAACTCATGCAGTTTCTTCTGATGAGCTCAAAGATGATGAAGACTATGAAGAGATTCTTGATGATATGAGACAGGAGTGCTCCAAATTTG GTACTTTGGTGAATGTGGTGATCCCACGACCACCGTCTGATGGTGAACCTGCCGCTGGAGTTGGAAAG GTGTTTTTGGAGTACGTTGATATTGACGGTGCTACAAAAGCCCGTGCCGGATTAAATGGCCGAAAATTTGATGGAAATCAAGTAGTAGCTGTTTTCTATCCAGAGAACAAATTTGCTCAGGGAGATTATGAAGGTTAA
- the LOC114410486 gene encoding splicing factor U2af large subunit B-like isoform X5 yields MFPNMFPLATSQMQQFSALPVMPVQAMTQQATRHARRVYVGGLPPTANEQSVATFFSQVMAKIGGNTAGPGDAVVNVYINHDKKFAFVEMRSVEEASNAMALDGIIFEGAPVKVRRPTDYNPSLAATLGPSQPNPNLNLGAVGLTPGSAGGLDGPDRVFVGGLPYYFTETQIRELLETFGPLRGFDLVKDRETGNSKGYAFCVYQDLAVTDIACAALNGIKMGDKTLTVRRANQGANPQQPKPEQESILMHAQQQIALQKLMLQPALVATKVVCLTHAVSSDELKDDEDYEEILDDMRQECSKFGTLVNVVIPRPPSDGEPAAGVGKVFLEYVDIDGATKARAGLNGRKFDGNQVVAVFYPENKFAQGDYEG; encoded by the exons ATGTTTCCAAATATGTTTCCGTTGGCTACAAGTCag atGCAGCAATTTAGTGCTCTCCCTGTCATGCCAGTGCAGGCTATGACTCAACAG GCTACACGACATGCTAGGCGGGTGTATGTTGGAGGCCTCCCTCCTACAGCTAATGAGCAG TCTGTTGCAACTTTCTTCAGTCAAGTTATGGCTAAGATTGGGGGAAACACTGCTGGCCCAG GTGATGCTGTGGTCAATGTTTACATTAATCATGACAAGAAGTTTGCCTTTGTGGAGATGAGGTCTGTTGAGGAAGCTAGCAATGCGATGGCTCTGGATGGGATTATTTTCGAG GGGGCACCTGTTAAGGTCAGGAGACCTACTGATTATAATCCTTCCTTAGCTGCTACCCTAGGCCCAAGCCAACCTAACCCAAACCTTAATCTGGGTGCTGTTGGCTTAACACCTGGGTCGGCTGGGGGACTTGATGGTCCTGATCGGGTTTTTGTTGGTGGACTTCCTTATTACTTTACTGAAACACAGATCAGAGAGCTTTTAGAGACTTTTGGGCCTCTACGGGGTTTTGATCTAGTGAAAGATAGAGAAACGGGAAACTCAAAGGGTTATGCGTTTTGTGTTTACCAGGATCTTGCAGTTACAGATATTGCATGTGCTGCTCTAAATGGAATAAAGATGGGAGATAAGACTCTTACAGTTAGACGAGCTAATCAAGGTGCAAACCCACAGCAGCCTAAACCCGAGCAAGAGAGCATTTTAATGCACGCACAACAGCAGATTGCACTGCAG AAACTTATGTTGCAGCCAGCCTTAGTGGCAACAAAGGTGGTGTGTTTAACTCATGCAGTTTCTTCTGATGAGCTCAAAGATGATGAAGACTATGAAGAGATTCTTGATGATATGAGACAGGAGTGCTCCAAATTTG GTACTTTGGTGAATGTGGTGATCCCACGACCACCGTCTGATGGTGAACCTGCCGCTGGAGTTGGAAAG GTGTTTTTGGAGTACGTTGATATTGACGGTGCTACAAAAGCCCGTGCCGGATTAAATGGCCGAAAATTTGATGGAAATCAAGTAGTAGCTGTTTTCTATCCAGAGAACAAATTTGCTCAGGGAGATTATGAAGGTTAA
- the LOC114410486 gene encoding splicing factor U2af large subunit A-like isoform X2, translated as MTDYEERYEGNGEEEELHNSHHQPHPDSSPLPTHDDLTDSKSRHGSRDYDRDSSRSRDKEREKGRDRERKREKGRDREREKSRDRDSERSRDKDRDRDKSKDRERDRDRDGEKERDRDRDRHHRDRHRDRGERRERTRDRDDDDYHRSRDFDRRRDYDREDKHRRRSRSRSQSRSGGRSEHRSRSRSRSRSKSKRTSGFDMAPPASAMLTGASAVAGQITGANPTIPGMFPNMFPLATSQQFSALPVMPVQAMTQQATRHARRVYVGGLPPTANEQSVATFFSQVMAKIGGNTAGPGDAVVNVYINHDKKFAFVEMRSVEEASNAMALDGIIFEGAPVKVRRPTDYNPSLAATLGPSQPNPNLNLGAVGLTPGSAGGLDGPDRVFVGGLPYYFTETQIRELLETFGPLRGFDLVKDRETGNSKGYAFCVYQDLAVTDIACAALNGIKMGDKTLTVRRANQGANPQQPKPEQESILMHAQQQIALQKLMLQPALVATKVVCLTHAVSSDELKDDEDYEEILDDMRQECSKFGTLVNVVIPRPPSDGEPAAGVGKVFLEYVDIDGATKARAGLNGRKFDGNQVVAVFYPENKFAQGDYEG; from the exons CATGGATCTCGCGATTATGACAGAGATTCTTCCAGAAGCAGAGATAAGGAGCGGGAGAAAGGGAGAGACAGGgagagaaaaagggaaaaggggAGGGACAGGGAAAGGGAGAAAAGTAGGGATAGGGATTCGGAGAGAAGCAGGGACAAGGACAGAGATAGGGATAAGAGCAAAGACAGGGAGAGGGACCGGGATCGTGATGGTGAGAAGGAAAGGGACCGTGACAGGGACCGCCATCATAGAGATCGACACAGGGATCGTGGTGAGAGAAGGGAAAGGACAAGGGATAGAGATGACGATGATTATCACAGAAGTCGTGACTTTGACAG AAGAAGGGATTATGATAGAGAGGATAAGCATAGGCGCAGGTCTCGGTCTCGATCTCAATCCCGGTCAGGGGGTCGATCTGAGCATAGATCAAGGTCACGTTCGCGTTCTCGTTCAAAGAG CAAAAGGACTAGTGGTTTTGATATGGCTCCCCCTGCCTCTGCTATGTTGACTGGTGCTTCTGCTGTTGCAG GTCAGATCACTGGGGCAAATCCTACAATTCCTGGAATGTTTCCAAATATGTTTCCGTTGGCTACAAGTCag CAATTTAGTGCTCTCCCTGTCATGCCAGTGCAGGCTATGACTCAACAG GCTACACGACATGCTAGGCGGGTGTATGTTGGAGGCCTCCCTCCTACAGCTAATGAGCAG TCTGTTGCAACTTTCTTCAGTCAAGTTATGGCTAAGATTGGGGGAAACACTGCTGGCCCAG GTGATGCTGTGGTCAATGTTTACATTAATCATGACAAGAAGTTTGCCTTTGTGGAGATGAGGTCTGTTGAGGAAGCTAGCAATGCGATGGCTCTGGATGGGATTATTTTCGAG GGGGCACCTGTTAAGGTCAGGAGACCTACTGATTATAATCCTTCCTTAGCTGCTACCCTAGGCCCAAGCCAACCTAACCCAAACCTTAATCTGGGTGCTGTTGGCTTAACACCTGGGTCGGCTGGGGGACTTGATGGTCCTGATCGGGTTTTTGTTGGTGGACTTCCTTATTACTTTACTGAAACACAGATCAGAGAGCTTTTAGAGACTTTTGGGCCTCTACGGGGTTTTGATCTAGTGAAAGATAGAGAAACGGGAAACTCAAAGGGTTATGCGTTTTGTGTTTACCAGGATCTTGCAGTTACAGATATTGCATGTGCTGCTCTAAATGGAATAAAGATGGGAGATAAGACTCTTACAGTTAGACGAGCTAATCAAGGTGCAAACCCACAGCAGCCTAAACCCGAGCAAGAGAGCATTTTAATGCACGCACAACAGCAGATTGCACTGCAG AAACTTATGTTGCAGCCAGCCTTAGTGGCAACAAAGGTGGTGTGTTTAACTCATGCAGTTTCTTCTGATGAGCTCAAAGATGATGAAGACTATGAAGAGATTCTTGATGATATGAGACAGGAGTGCTCCAAATTTG GTACTTTGGTGAATGTGGTGATCCCACGACCACCGTCTGATGGTGAACCTGCCGCTGGAGTTGGAAAG GTGTTTTTGGAGTACGTTGATATTGACGGTGCTACAAAAGCCCGTGCCGGATTAAATGGCCGAAAATTTGATGGAAATCAAGTAGTAGCTGTTTTCTATCCAGAGAACAAATTTGCTCAGGGAGATTATGAAGGTTAA